A window from Amblyomma americanum isolate KBUSLIRL-KWMA chromosome 7, ASM5285725v1, whole genome shotgun sequence encodes these proteins:
- the LOC144096719 gene encoding zinc finger HIT domain-containing protein 1, protein MSASFYQVGGSDKRESGRVKDANLRRVLDSAARMRRQKKAVDGLEDDNFHDDPHANLVMHKKAPKFEETLEAKRKRRSKGEPFKARFKKGFNALLEEHQASNPEPPNYSHANVPPSKLPPRHFCAVCGFQSNYTCVSCGSRYCSAKCLGVHRDTRCLKWTA, encoded by the coding sequence ATGAGTGCATCCTTCTACCAAGTTGGTGGCAGCGACAAGCGCGAGTCGGGACGCGTGAAAGACGCGAACTTGCGGCGCGTTCTCGACTCGGCGGCTCGGATGCGCCGCCAGAAAAAGGCCGTGGACGGGCTTGAGGACGACAACTTCCACGACGATCCGCACGCCAATCTCGTGATGCACAAGAAAGCGCCCAAGTTTGAAGAAACGCTCGAAGCGAAGCGCAAGCGCCGAAGCAAAGGTGAGCCGTTCAAGGCACGCTTCAAGAAGGGTTTCAACGCACTGTTGGAGGAGCACCAAGCAAGCAACCCGGAGCCGCCAAACTACAGCCACGCCAACGTGCCGCCGTCGAAGCTGCCGCCGAGGCACTTCTGCGCCGTGTGCGGTTTCCAGTCGAACTACACGTGTGTCTCCTGCGGTTCCAGGTACTGCTCCGCCAAGTGCCTCGGCGTGCACCGCGACACACGCTGCCTCAAGTGGACGGCGTAG